The proteins below come from a single Alnus glutinosa chromosome 9, dhAlnGlut1.1, whole genome shotgun sequence genomic window:
- the LOC133877041 gene encoding uncharacterized protein LOC133877041, protein MMLCSSLWGRIQPWLRDYDSLQSFAVILIYIQIGCALIGSLGALYNGVLLINLAIALFALVAIESSSQSLGRMYAVLLFCAIFLDVFWFIFFTYDIWHISSESYGPFIIFSVRLSLAMQIIGFTVRFLSSFLWIQIYRLGVSYVDTTVAREADFDLRSSFLSPATPAVARQSSESDDILGGSIYDPAYYSSLFDVQDSRRLFGGQNHGNGDNGSTSAAEASQLKPSVGRSFQAIDEEVGASQPQTV, encoded by the exons ATGATGCTTTGTTCATCATTGTGGGGTCGAATACAGCCGTGGCTTCGCGATTACGATAGCCTTCAATCTTTCGCCGTCATCCTCATCTACATCCAg ATTGGTTGCGCGTTGATTGGATCACTGGGCGCATTGTACAACGGAGTTTTGCTGATAAATCTGGCCATCGCGTTGTTCGCTCTGGTAGCCATAGAGAGCAGCAGTCAGAGCCTGGGGCGTATGTATGCGGTTCTTCTCTTCTGCGCTATCTTTCTCGATGTCTTCTGGTTCATCTTCTTCACTTACGACATTTG GCACATATCTTCTGAGAGTTATGGACCATTCATTATCTTTTCAGTGAGACTCAGTCTGGCAATGCAAATCATTGGGTTTACTGTGAGGTTCTTATCCTCATTTTTATGGATTCAGATTTACAGGTTGGGGGTTTCATATGTTGACACTACAGTTGCTCGAGAAGCAGATTTTGATTTAAGAAGTAGTTTTCTGAGTCCTGCAACTCCTGCTGTAGCCAGGCAATCCTCAGAGTCTGATGACATTTTAGGAGGATCTATCTATGACCCTGCTTACTACTCATCTCTCTTTGATGTTCAAGACAGTAGACGTTTATTTGGG GGTCAAAATCATGGTAATGGTGACAATGGATCTACTTCTGCTGCTGAAGCTTCTCAGTTGAAGCCATCTGTAGGCAGGTCATTTCAGGCTATAGAT GAGGAGGTTGGAGCAAGCCAGCCTCAAACAGTTTGA
- the LOC133877894 gene encoding E3 ubiquitin-protein ligase SIRP1-like, producing MEEAVAARYWCHMCSQTIDPIMEVEIKCPFCQSGFVEEMSSTTIRENQAQVDADTDTNFGSDRALSLWAPILLGMMGSQPRRRRRRFRQSDFEFGDEDDEHDNDHEDGHSHGGGETELDRELESIMRRRRRSSATILQLLQGIRAGMASELSENSEVDRDRERDRERDRERERERLVLINPFSQTILVQGSYDSSRGSQSENQSPIGSLGDYFIGPGLDLLLQHLAENDPNRYGPPPAQKEAIEALPTVTVKENLQCSVCLDDFEIGAEAKEMPCKHKFHSGCIMPWLELHCSCPVCRFQLPADETKRDTDGSRNSSNQRERESNERETDHGSGTNEEGDGGDGRSGSGRRFSFLWPFNGFFSSSGGGNSSSTSSSSSANATGGGNASSQTDEN from the coding sequence atggAGGAAGCAGTAGCAGCAAGGTATTGGTGTCACATGTGCTCTCAAACTATTGATCCCATCATGGAAGTTGAGATCAAATGCCCATTTTGCCAAAGCGGATTCGTTGAAGAGATGAGTAGCACAACCATTAGGGAGAATCAAGCCCAAGTGGACGCTGATACTGACACCAATTTTGGGTCCGACCGCGCCCTCTCTCTCTGGGCCCCCATATTGCTTGGCATGATGGGCAGTCAACCCCGTCGCCGACGCCGAAGATTCAGACAAAGTGATTTCGAGTTTGGAGACGAAGATGATGAACATGACAATGACCATGAGGACGGCCACAGCCACGGGGGAGGGGAGACCGAATTGGATCGTGAACTTGAGTCCATcatgaggaggaggagaagaagctCAGCTACTATACTTCAATTGCTCCAAGGCATTCGAGCTGGAATGGCTTCTGAATTGTCTGAGAATTCTGAAGTTGATagggatagagagagagatagggaaagagatagagagagagaaagagagcgcCTGGTTTTGATCAACCCTTTCAGTCAGACTATCCTCGTTCAGGGTTCTTATGATTCCAGCAGGGGGAGTCAAAGCGAGAATCAGAGCCCCATTGGGTCTTTAGGTGATTATTTCATTGGGCCTGGTTTAGATTTATTGCTGCAGCATTTGGCTGAGAATGATCCAAATAGATATGGCCCTCCACCTGCGCAAAAGGAGGCGATTGAAGCATTACCTACTGTGACAGTTAAGGAGAACTTGCAGTGTTCGGTGTGTTTGGATGATTTTGAGATTGGTGCTGAAGCAAAGGAGATGCCGTGTAAGCATAAATTTCATAGTGGGTGTATTATGCCATGGCTGGAGCTTCATTGTTCTTGTCCAGTTTGCAGGTTTCAGTTGCCTGCTGATGAGACCAAGCGTGATACAGACGGTTCTAGGAACAGCAGcaatcagagagagagggagagtaaTGAGAGGGAAACTGATCATGGTAGTGGTACTAACGAAGAAGGAGATGGGGGGGATGGGAGAAGTGGAAGTGGGAGAAGGTTTTCATTTCTATGGCCTTTTAatggtttcttttcttcttctggtGGAGGGAATTCTTCCTCAACCTCCTCATCTTCGTCGGCTAATGCAACCGGAGGTGGAAATGCTTCCTCTCAAACagatgagaattga
- the LOC133877893 gene encoding pyruvate kinase, cytosolic isozyme — protein sequence MEKIIKPKTKIVCTLGPASRSVPMLEKLLRAGMNVARFNFSHGSHEYHQETLDNLRTAMENTGILCAVMLDTKGPEIRTGFLKDSKPIQLKQGQEITISTDYSIKGDENMICMSYKKLAEDVNPGMVILCADGTISFAVLSCDKKLGLVRCRCENSAVLGERKNVNLPGVVVDLPTLTDKDKEDILQWGIPNKIDMIALSFVRKGSDLVGVRKVLGEHAKNILLMSKVENQEGVANFDDILANSDAFMVARGDLGMEIPIEKIFLAQKVMIYKCNIQGKPVVTATQMLESMIKSPRPTRAEATDVANAVLDGTDCVMLSGETAAGAYPELAVQTMAKICVEAESTLDYGDVFKRLMKHSPVPMSPLESLASSAVKTANSAKAALILVLTRGGSTAKLVAKYRPGMPILSVVVPEMTTDSFDWSCSDESPARHSLIFRGLVPVLSAGSARASDAETTEEALVFAIQHAKSKGLCKNGDSVVALHKVDNASIIKILTVK from the exons ATGGAGAAGATTATAAAACCCAAGACGAAGATCGTGTGCACTTTGGGACCGGCGTCCAGGTCAGTGCCCATGCTGGAGAAGCTGCTGAGAGCCGGCATGAATGTGGCTCGCTTCAACTTCTCTCACGGATCTCACGAATATCACCAGGAAACCCTCGACAACCTCAGGACCGCCATGGAAAACACCGGTATTCTCTGTGCCGTAATGCTTGACACCAAG GGTCCAGAGATCCGAACTGGATTTCTCAAGGATAGCAAACCCATCCAGCTAAAACAGGGTCAAGAAATCACCATATCTACTGACTATAGCATAAAGGGTGATGAGAATATGATTTGCATGAGCTACAAGAAGTTGGCTGAGGATGTAAATCCAGGAATGGTGATACTTTGTGCAGATGGCACTATCTCGTTTGCAGTTCTATCTTGTGACAAAAAATTGGGTTTGGTTCGATGCCGCTGTGAGAACTCTGCAGTTCTTGGTGAGAGAAAAAATGTTAATCTTCCAGGGGTTGTAGTGGATCTCCCAACTTTAACAGATAAAGACAAGGAGGACATCTTGCAGTGGGGAATTCCCAACAAGATTGACATGATTGCTTTGTCTTTTGTTCGCAAAGGCTCAGACCTTGTGGGGGTCCGGAAGGTGCTTGGGGAACATGCTAAGAACATACTTCTCATGTCAAAG GTTGAAAATCAAGAAGGGGTAGCAAATTTTGACGACATCCTTGCAAATTCAGATGCATTTATGGTAGCACGAGGTGACCTTGGAATGGAAATCCCAATTGAAAAGATATTTCTCGCGCAGAAAGTGATGATTTACAAGTGCAACATCCAAGGAAAACCTGTGGTGACTGCAACCCAGATGTTGGAGTCAATGATCAAATCTCCCCGGCCAACTAGAGCTGAAGCTACTGATGTTGCCAATGCGGTTCTTGATGGCACAGACTGTGTGATGCTGAGTGGTGAAACAGCTGCTGGAGCTTATCCAGAACTTGCAGTTCAGACAATGGCCAAAATATGTGTAGAAGCAGAAAGCACCCTTGATTATGGAGACGTCTTCAAAAGACTAATGAAACACTCGCCAGTGCCCATGAGCCCGTTAGAGAGCCTGGCATCTTCTGCTGTCAAAACAGCCAACTCAGCAAAAGCAGCACTTATATTGGTCCTAACCAGAGGAGGAAGCACTGCTAAACTGGTGGCCAAGTATAGGCCAGGCATGCCTATACTGTCTGTGGTCGTCCCAGAGATGACAACCGATTCTTTTGACTGGTCGTGCAGTGACGAATCTCCGGCAAGGCATAGCCTAATTTTCCGCGGGTTGGTCCCAGTTCTGAGTGCAGGATCTGCTAGAGCTTCTGATGCTGAAACAACAGAAGAAGCATTGGTGTTTGCCATACAACATGCCAAGTCAAAGGGTCTCTGCAAAAATGGAGATTCTGTGGTGGCTTTGCACAAAGTTGATAATGCATCTATTATCAAGATCTTGACTGTCAAGTGA